From the genome of Candidatus Poribacteria bacterium, one region includes:
- a CDS encoding DUF4926 domain-containing protein has product MKLFDVVALTHDLPELNLRRGQVGTVVEILSNGDAFEVEFSDRDGRTYESLGFRASQLMVLHHEPMQAQVDSTPAQLIAD; this is encoded by the coding sequence ATTAAACTTTTTGATGTCGTAGCACTCACGCATGATTTGCCCGAACTCAATCTGCGGCGTGGGCAAGTTGGTACAGTCGTTGAGATACTGTCAAACGGTGATGCTTTTGAAGTTGAATTTAGTGATCGTGACGGTCGCACCTACGAATCCCTCGGGTTTCGTGCCTCACAACTGATGGTTCTCCATCATGAACCGATGCAGGCACAGGTCGACTCTACGCCTGCACAACTCATCGCGGATTGA
- a CDS encoding dockerin type I domain-containing protein, translating into MKRFFILGLVLTFCVYFTTAAFAQFSTPQSSGQLSLPIGAKAHLGKGGVSRMQYSPDNKHLAVATRSGIVWIYETETHEPVSVLEGHPGQVYDVAFSSDSKRMLSGVDNEGLAYLWDTQTWQLLYTFRTTSDRPFSIQGGLWFSADETAVMMQNWFDKSVDVYDIETGAHLENIPIAAAEPLIPPMPAPPPFLEADGTNQMIAYPTPSFHSPTFADADETLWRRVPNSDMIAAWENPYGDPAVSLRFFNVNTGEFRYEVICCLINYPGRDYDTLYVFSDVAFSPDGRHVAIAGEEGTVRIFDIHNRNTVIEEGPTHITVSPFPRPVAVIDGHTRNVTSIAFSPDGETLATDSTMATLWDVDTQTLLWRLPGGDGLGSIAFSPDGLLALPGKRGTVSFMDVNTRLPVRTIHAGYDVLFSPDMKIYADIRDGRIHLVDTDTGRFVHELSTPLTPTSGHPVHISVMAFSPDSRMLAGGGFTSIFIYDVQTGEQLHFLDTGSSGVQLLSLAFSPDGRILASGDNKSIIRLWETTSGTLRRTILDKRKASTDAWDNTPSELRSIPNVYLNDVASLAFSPDGTVLVSGDLSGHIDFWDVESGAHLQRLYAYRNRVVDLAFSPDGNTLASAADDIVLLWEYDPLSFTTHPDDPRDVNDDGVINILDLVSVAEAIGKSGYPIHADVNGDRVINILDLVSVAGGF; encoded by the coding sequence ATGAAGCGTTTTTTTATTTTAGGTTTGGTTCTAACTTTCTGCGTGTACTTCACAACAGCAGCATTTGCGCAATTTTCGACACCTCAAAGTTCGGGACAATTGTCTCTGCCCATCGGTGCGAAAGCGCATTTGGGTAAAGGCGGTGTTAGCCGCATGCAATACTCACCGGATAACAAGCATCTTGCTGTTGCGACACGGTCAGGCATTGTCTGGATTTATGAAACCGAAACGCATGAACCTGTCTCCGTTTTAGAAGGACATCCAGGGCAAGTTTACGATGTAGCATTCAGTTCGGATAGCAAACGGATGCTTTCAGGGGTAGACAACGAAGGGCTTGCCTATCTGTGGGATACACAGACGTGGCAACTTTTGTATACATTCCGTACAACTTCAGATAGGCCTTTTAGTATTCAGGGAGGGTTGTGGTTCAGTGCTGATGAGACAGCTGTCATGATGCAGAATTGGTTTGATAAGTCTGTAGATGTCTATGATATAGAAACCGGCGCGCATCTCGAAAATATCCCGATAGCCGCAGCCGAACCGTTAATCCCGCCTATGCCTGCTCCTCCCCCATTTTTAGAGGCGGATGGCACAAATCAGATGATAGCATACCCTACACCGAGTTTCCATTCACCCACATTTGCGGATGCCGATGAGACCCTCTGGCGTCGCGTTCCGAATAGCGATATGATTGCGGCGTGGGAAAACCCGTACGGAGACCCGGCCGTTTCGCTTCGTTTTTTTAACGTCAATACAGGTGAATTCCGCTACGAGGTAATATGTTGTTTAATCAACTACCCGGGTCGAGATTATGACACACTTTATGTATTTAGTGATGTCGCATTTTCGCCGGATGGACGACACGTTGCGATCGCTGGTGAAGAGGGGACGGTCCGTATTTTTGATATTCACAATAGAAATACCGTCATTGAAGAAGGGCCTACACACATCACAGTTTCTCCCTTCCCCCGTCCTGTCGCCGTCATTGATGGACATACCCGCAATGTTACGAGTATCGCATTTTCGCCGGATGGCGAAACGCTTGCAACGGATTCCACGATGGCAACATTATGGGATGTTGACACACAGACACTGTTATGGCGACTCCCTGGCGGGGACGGGCTGGGGAGCATAGCATTTTCACCCGATGGACTCCTGGCACTCCCCGGCAAGAGAGGCACTGTGAGTTTTATGGATGTCAATACCCGGCTGCCGGTGCGAACGATTCATGCGGGTTATGATGTGCTCTTTTCTCCCGACATGAAAATCTACGCAGACATCCGAGACGGTCGGATACATCTTGTGGACACTGACACTGGTAGGTTTGTACATGAACTCAGTACGCCGCTGACACCAACGAGTGGTCACCCAGTACATATTTCAGTGATGGCGTTTAGTCCAGATAGTCGGATGCTGGCAGGTGGAGGTTTCACCTCAATATTTATCTATGATGTTCAAACAGGTGAACAATTACATTTCCTAGATACTGGATCTAGTGGAGTTCAACTTCTCAGTCTCGCTTTTTCACCCGATGGACGTATACTCGCAAGTGGTGACAATAAAAGCATCATACGTTTATGGGAGACAACAAGTGGAACACTCCGACGCACGATTCTCGATAAACGCAAGGCATCTACCGATGCATGGGACAATACACCTTCAGAGTTACGTTCGATTCCAAATGTCTATCTCAATGATGTGGCGAGCCTGGCGTTTTCGCCGGATGGCACTGTGTTGGTGAGTGGGGATCTCTCCGGTCACATCGACTTTTGGGATGTCGAGAGTGGTGCGCATTTACAGAGACTTTATGCATATAGAAATCGTGTGGTCGATTTAGCGTTCTCGCCGGATGGCAACACCCTCGCGAGTGCTGCTGACGATATCGTGCTGCTATGGGAATACGATCCGCTGAGCTTCACAACGCACCCTGATGACCCCAGAGATGTCAATGATGATGGTGTCATCAACATCTTAGACCTCGTGAGCGTTGCCGAAGCGATTGGTAAATCTGGGTATCCTATTCATGCAGATGTTAATGGTGATCGTGTTATCAACATCTTAGACCTCGTGAGCGTTGCCGGTGGTTTCTAA